The following are encoded in a window of Limibacter armeniacum genomic DNA:
- the rseP gene encoding RIP metalloprotease RseP has translation MEVLVKVAQMLLGLSILVGIHELGHLLAAKAFGMRAEKFFIGFPPKVFSFKWGETEYGLGSIPLGGFVKISGMIDESMDMKQMESEPQPWEFRSKPAWQRLIVMLGGIIMNVITGIVVFTMLVYINGEKYYSVDEVNKYGIYASEFAEDLGFRDGDKIIAVNGITIENFADVLNPNYILEQNSYYTVLRDGKELKIPLPPDFMEQFSEQKDFISLRAPFKVKRVRQGSNAMKAGLEDGDKIVGINGVPVEYFREFRDSLISNTGKGITLKVIHEGTTEPVTLNAQVGDDGLLGFEPEWLLNPSVNTFTLGQSIPKGTREAFDVILIQLKAFNKIFKGEVSATKSISGPIGIANIFSGTWDWVQFWKITGMLSMVLAFMNLLPIPALDGGHVVFLTYEIVTGHKPSQRFLTGAQQVGMVLLLALMVFAFGNDIYRIFAN, from the coding sequence ATGGAAGTATTAGTAAAGGTTGCCCAAATGTTGTTGGGGCTTTCAATTTTGGTGGGTATTCACGAGTTGGGACACCTGTTGGCTGCTAAGGCTTTTGGCATGCGTGCAGAGAAGTTCTTTATTGGGTTTCCCCCAAAAGTGTTCAGCTTCAAATGGGGTGAAACGGAGTATGGCTTAGGATCTATTCCGCTTGGAGGTTTTGTTAAAATCTCAGGAATGATTGATGAGTCCATGGATATGAAGCAGATGGAGAGTGAGCCGCAGCCATGGGAATTCCGTTCAAAGCCTGCGTGGCAACGGCTGATCGTGATGCTGGGAGGTATTATTATGAATGTCATCACAGGTATTGTAGTGTTTACCATGCTGGTTTATATCAATGGAGAAAAATACTACTCAGTTGATGAAGTGAACAAATATGGTATCTATGCATCAGAATTTGCAGAGGATTTAGGTTTCCGTGACGGCGATAAGATTATTGCTGTAAATGGTATTACAATTGAAAACTTTGCTGATGTTCTGAACCCTAACTATATCCTTGAGCAGAACAGTTACTATACAGTGCTGAGAGATGGTAAAGAGTTGAAGATCCCATTACCACCAGACTTTATGGAGCAGTTCAGTGAGCAGAAAGACTTTATCTCACTAAGAGCACCTTTTAAAGTGAAAAGGGTAAGACAAGGCTCTAATGCAATGAAAGCAGGGTTGGAAGATGGAGATAAGATCGTAGGAATTAACGGAGTGCCTGTTGAATACTTCCGTGAGTTTCGTGATAGCTTGATCAGTAATACTGGTAAAGGAATCACACTGAAGGTTATCCATGAAGGGACTACTGAACCTGTGACGCTTAATGCTCAGGTAGGAGACGATGGACTTTTGGGCTTTGAGCCAGAATGGTTGCTAAATCCATCAGTAAATACCTTTACGTTGGGGCAATCAATTCCAAAAGGAACACGAGAAGCATTTGATGTAATTCTTATTCAACTGAAAGCTTTCAACAAGATTTTCAAAGGTGAAGTATCGGCTACCAAGTCAATTAGCGGTCCGATTGGAATTGCTAATATCTTCAGTGGTACTTGGGATTGGGTACAGTTCTGGAAGATCACAGGTATGTTGTCTATGGTATTGGCATTTATGAACCTGTTACCAATTCCTGCTTTGGATGGTGGACATGTTGTATTCCTGACTTACGAGATTGTAACAGGTCACAAACCTTCGCAAAGGTTCCTGACAGGAGCTCAACAAGTAGGTATGGTACTGTTACTTGCCTTAATGGTCTTTGCCTTTGGTAATGATATCTACAGGATATTTGCGAATTAG
- a CDS encoding DEAD/DEAH box helicase yields the protein MKVSTRIPFQIVYSLFDHQYLGYLFESFAVQLDHKNKLTLQHQNISSQNAHEFDRKLDDADYELIQLIDDIQQDAVLKKFGPKNKKMTAERFFLSVYDDQKGDKTLQEAIHQYLEEKRAKILSLLYGKMVFEMGNDGEPTAKTIRVNQEKANIRFILHRNSENTHYFPHISYRGERVENLHHRNAILLCANPAWIVMDGQLLTFEQDIDGNKLRPFLSKKFIAIPKKIEDSYYDKFVKHLIEDFEVEARGEGLKIQHIDHLPPQAKLHFAMVSTTTNTLFDSGKKEEVLDEKVTFSLDFYYGKYSAGASSAGKPSYVELTKTADGFTFCQVKRDIGFEHDCIKLLQELGMDIYRGKSTMPKQKAFSWLAEHRDTLAEEGIEVHQRTKGEKQYFVGNSSINLEIRENHDWFDIHAKVMFGPFEVSFLEIRKLIVAGKNEFTLPNGEIAVIPDSWFTKYYDLFHFMENGSEHRLKKHHLAVVQELQEGALARVSFNRKLEKLKDFEKIDDFAIPDGFEGQLRPYQKAGYNWMNFLSEYNFGGCLADDMGLGKTVQTLAMLQNEKENSEGRTTSLLIMPTSLLYNWEMEAKKFTPNLKVLNYTGTNRNKNPEIFGWYDLVITSYGIARIDVDILEKFYFNYIILDESQTIKNPNSNIAKAVKKLKSKKRLILTGTPIENTTMDLWSQMSFVNPGLLGSQSFFKREFLLPIEKKNDEAKYRKLHSIIKPFILRRHKSQVATELPGKVEKVHYSTMTDEQQKVYEATKSSYRNEILEHIEDNGLNGSQLMLLKGLTELRQLANHPKMLNEEYEGSSGKLDDVIQTLDNVLANDHKILIFSQFVKHLQIVKKHLEKKRIPFSYLDGSTKDRQSEVNQFQNDPRRQVFLISLKAGGLGLNLTAADYVFILDPWWNPAIEAQAVDRAHRIGQENKVFIYKFISKDTVEEKILALQKSKMDLANSLISTEESFMKKLTKEDIEALFE from the coding sequence TGGCCCCAAAAATAAAAAAATGACAGCAGAACGCTTCTTTCTGTCTGTCTATGATGACCAAAAAGGGGATAAAACTTTACAAGAGGCTATTCATCAATATTTGGAAGAGAAGCGGGCTAAAATTCTCTCATTGCTCTACGGCAAGATGGTGTTTGAAATGGGGAATGATGGGGAACCTACAGCCAAAACTATTAGGGTAAATCAGGAAAAAGCCAATATCCGCTTTATCCTACATCGAAACTCAGAAAACACGCACTACTTCCCTCATATTTCTTATCGTGGAGAAAGGGTAGAAAACCTTCATCACCGCAATGCTATTCTGCTTTGTGCCAACCCAGCTTGGATTGTGATGGACGGACAACTTCTTACATTTGAACAAGATATTGACGGGAATAAGTTAAGACCATTCCTAAGCAAAAAATTCATTGCTATTCCTAAGAAAATTGAGGATAGCTATTACGATAAATTTGTCAAACACCTAATAGAAGACTTTGAAGTAGAAGCCCGTGGAGAAGGACTGAAGATTCAGCATATTGATCACCTTCCTCCACAAGCCAAACTGCACTTCGCAATGGTCTCGACCACTACCAACACCTTATTTGACTCTGGTAAAAAAGAAGAGGTACTGGACGAAAAAGTGACCTTCTCTTTAGACTTCTATTATGGTAAATACAGCGCAGGTGCCTCATCAGCAGGAAAGCCTTCTTATGTGGAGCTCACCAAAACGGCTGATGGTTTTACTTTCTGTCAGGTCAAACGAGACATTGGCTTTGAACATGATTGTATCAAGTTGCTTCAAGAGCTTGGTATGGATATCTACAGAGGCAAGTCTACAATGCCCAAACAAAAGGCGTTTTCGTGGTTAGCAGAGCATCGTGATACATTGGCTGAAGAAGGTATTGAAGTACATCAGCGTACCAAGGGCGAAAAACAGTACTTTGTCGGTAACTCTTCTATTAACCTTGAAATTCGGGAAAACCATGACTGGTTTGATATCCACGCTAAAGTCATGTTTGGACCTTTCGAAGTATCTTTCCTTGAAATCCGTAAGCTGATTGTAGCAGGCAAAAACGAATTTACGTTACCAAACGGCGAAATTGCGGTCATCCCTGACTCTTGGTTCACAAAGTATTATGACCTTTTCCATTTTATGGAAAATGGCTCAGAGCACCGTCTCAAGAAACATCACCTTGCTGTTGTCCAAGAACTTCAGGAAGGCGCCCTAGCAAGAGTTTCTTTCAATAGAAAACTCGAAAAACTAAAGGATTTTGAGAAGATTGATGATTTCGCTATTCCTGACGGCTTTGAAGGACAATTACGTCCATACCAAAAAGCTGGCTACAACTGGATGAACTTCTTGAGTGAATATAACTTTGGTGGTTGTTTGGCAGACGATATGGGTCTGGGTAAAACGGTTCAGACCTTAGCAATGCTTCAGAATGAAAAAGAAAATAGTGAAGGACGTACTACTTCTTTACTGATTATGCCGACTTCCCTGCTCTATAACTGGGAGATGGAAGCTAAAAAGTTTACGCCTAACCTAAAAGTCCTCAATTATACCGGTACAAACCGTAATAAAAATCCTGAAATATTTGGTTGGTATGACCTTGTCATTACCTCATACGGGATTGCCCGTATAGACGTCGATATACTAGAAAAATTCTATTTCAATTATATTATTCTTGATGAGTCTCAGACTATCAAGAACCCCAATTCGAATATTGCCAAAGCTGTCAAGAAGCTTAAATCAAAGAAACGACTAATCCTGACTGGTACTCCAATTGAGAATACTACGATGGACCTTTGGTCGCAAATGAGTTTTGTCAACCCTGGATTACTAGGTAGTCAAAGCTTTTTCAAACGGGAGTTTCTTTTACCTATTGAAAAGAAGAATGATGAGGCCAAGTACCGTAAGCTTCATAGCATTATAAAACCGTTTATTCTGCGAAGACACAAGTCACAAGTTGCCACAGAGCTTCCTGGAAAAGTAGAAAAAGTACATTACAGTACGATGACTGACGAGCAGCAGAAAGTCTATGAGGCTACCAAGTCATCTTACAGAAACGAAATTCTAGAGCATATTGAAGATAATGGATTGAACGGCTCTCAACTGATGCTATTAAAAGGTTTGACAGAGCTTAGACAATTGGCCAATCACCCTAAAATGCTCAACGAGGAATATGAAGGGTCTTCAGGAAAACTGGATGATGTCATTCAGACATTGGACAATGTATTGGCTAACGATCACAAAATCCTAATCTTTAGCCAGTTTGTGAAACACCTTCAGATCGTCAAGAAACATCTTGAGAAGAAGCGTATTCCATTTTCATACTTAGATGGTTCCACAAAAGACAGGCAATCTGAGGTCAATCAGTTCCAAAATGACCCTAGAAGACAGGTTTTCCTGATCTCCTTAAAAGCCGGTGGCTTGGGGCTCAACCTTACAGCGGCTGACTATGTATTTATACTTGACCCTTGGTGGAACCCTGCCATTGAAGCGCAGGCAGTTGACAGGGCACATAGAATTGGACAGGAGAATAAGGTCTTTATCTACAAATTCATTTCAAAAGACACTGTGGAAGAGAAGATTCTTGCACTACAGAAAAGTAAAATGGATCTAGCCAACAGCTTAATCTCAACAGAAGAAAGCTTTATGAAAAAGCTGACGAAAGAAGATATTGAGGCACTTTTTGAATAA
- a CDS encoding 1-deoxy-D-xylulose-5-phosphate reductoisomerase, whose translation MTKKKIAILGSTGSIGTQALEVVRANPDRFEVEVLTAGNNVSLLIEQSREFQPAFVVIGNSAKYTELKQALSDLEITVMAGEEALVEAMQACESSMVLTALVGYAGLRPTLTAIEAGKDIALANKETLVVAGELVMALAAKKGVQIYPVDSEHSAIYQCLVGEAHNPIEKIILTASGGPFRGRTREELLTVTKEQALKHPNWDMGAKITIDSASLMNKGLEVIEAKWLFDLTPSQIDVVVHPQSIIHSLVQFEDGSIKAQLGLPDMKLPIQYALGYPERLKSDFERFSFMDYPNLTFEQPDMKTFRNLQLAFDALDRGGNMPCILNAANEVAVARFLKDEITFLQLAELNETCMNQVTYVGTPTLEDYIATDKETRRLAKEVLR comes from the coding sequence ATGACTAAGAAGAAGATCGCGATCCTAGGCTCTACGGGCTCAATTGGAACGCAAGCATTGGAGGTGGTCAGGGCAAACCCTGACAGGTTTGAAGTAGAAGTACTGACGGCAGGTAACAATGTTTCTTTATTGATTGAGCAGAGCAGGGAGTTTCAGCCTGCTTTTGTCGTTATAGGGAACAGTGCAAAATATACAGAATTAAAGCAGGCATTAAGTGATTTGGAGATCACGGTAATGGCTGGTGAGGAAGCCTTGGTGGAGGCTATGCAAGCGTGCGAGTCTTCCATGGTACTGACGGCTCTTGTGGGTTATGCTGGTCTGAGACCAACCCTGACTGCTATTGAGGCAGGAAAGGATATAGCATTAGCTAATAAGGAAACACTGGTTGTGGCTGGTGAATTAGTGATGGCTTTGGCTGCAAAAAAGGGAGTGCAGATTTATCCTGTAGATTCAGAGCATTCAGCTATATACCAATGCTTGGTAGGAGAGGCTCATAACCCAATAGAGAAAATCATCTTGACAGCTTCTGGAGGACCTTTTAGGGGGAGAACACGTGAGGAGTTGCTGACAGTTACGAAAGAACAGGCACTTAAACACCCAAACTGGGATATGGGAGCCAAGATTACGATTGACTCGGCTTCTTTGATGAATAAAGGGTTGGAAGTAATTGAGGCAAAGTGGTTGTTTGACCTGACCCCTTCCCAAATAGATGTAGTGGTTCACCCTCAGTCTATCATTCACTCATTGGTTCAGTTTGAAGATGGCAGTATCAAGGCACAGTTGGGTTTGCCGGATATGAAGTTGCCAATTCAATACGCATTAGGGTATCCTGAGCGATTGAAGTCAGACTTTGAGCGTTTCAGCTTTATGGACTATCCAAACCTGACATTTGAGCAACCTGATATGAAGACATTCAGAAATCTCCAACTTGCATTTGACGCTTTGGATCGTGGCGGTAATATGCCATGTATCTTGAATGCAGCAAATGAGGTGGCAGTTGCTCGTTTCTTGAAAGATGAAATCACTTTCTTACAACTGGCAGAACTGAATGAAACTTGCATGAATCAAGTTACATATGTCGGAACTCCAACATTGGAAGATTATATTGCAACAGATAAGGAAACAAGAAGACTGGCTAAAGAAGTTTTAAGATAA